GCGAGAGGATCGACAAGTCCGGGATGACCGCCGAGGCCCTCCGCGAGGTCAACCGCGAGTTCGATCGGCTCAGGAGGATGTCTCCTGGCGCGCCGGAGTACACGGTCGCGAGAACCTACATCGATTGGGTTCTGTCGCTCCCGTGGAGTGTTTCCACCGAGGATAGCCTGTCGCTGCCTGAAGTCAAGGTGGTTCTCGACCAGGACCATTACGGGCTGGAGAAGATCAAGCAGCGCATCGTCGAGTTTCTCGCGGTGCGCAAGGTGAAAAAGGACGGGCGGGTTCGTCAGCCGATCCTGTGTTTCGTGGGCCCGCCAGGCGTGGGCAAGACCTCTTTGGGCCGCTCGATCTCCCACGCGATGAACCGGAAGTTTGTTCGCATTTCTTTGGGCGGCATGCGCGATGAGGCGGAGATCCGCGGCCACCGCCGCACCTACATCGGCGCCCTCCCCGGCCAGATCATCCAGGGCCTGCGTCGCGCTGAATCGAACAATCCGGTCTTCATGCTTGACGAGATCGACAAGCTCGGCGTGGACTTTCGCGGCGACCCAGCATCCGCGCTCTTGGAGGTTCTCGATCCCGAGCAAAACGTCTCGTTCCGGGACCACTACGTCGATGCGCCGTTCGACCTAGGGCAGGTGTTTTTCATCACCACCGCCAACCGTTTGGACACCATCCCACCCCCATTGAGGGACCGAATGGAGGTCATCGAGCTGGGCGGCTACACCGAAGAAGAGAAGTTGGAAATCGCCAAGCGCCACCTGGTGCCCAAGCAGATCGCCGAGCACGGGCTACGGACGACGCAGATCGAGTTCCGCGACGAGGCGCTCAAAGCGCTGGCGCGCAACTACACGCGCGAGGCCGGGGTGCGCAACCTGGAGCGCGAGATCGCCAGCGTGACGCGCCGCGCGACCAGGCAGTTTGCCGAAGGCCGCAAAGGCAAAGTCAGCGTAGGTCTTGGGTATGTGACACAGGCGCTCGGCGCTCCGCGCTACTCCCATGATGAGGTCGAGGACCGAGAGCTGACTCCCGGGATCGCTGTAGGGCTGGTCTGGACGCCAGTTGGCGGGGACGTCGTCTTTATCGAAACGGCCATGATGCACGGTTCGAAGAACCTCATTCTTACGGGCCAGCTTGGCGACGTGATGAAGGAAAGCGTGAGCGCTGCGCTGAGCTACATTCGAAGCAACGCCAAGCGACTTGGCCTTTCGCCGGACTTCTTCGAAAAGTGCGAGCTTCACGTCCACCTTCCTGCGGGCGCAGTGCCCAAAGATGGGCCCAGCGCGGGAATCACGATTCTGTCGGCTCTGGTCTCACTCCTGACCGGGAAGCGAGTACGCAAGCGGCTTGCGATGACAGGCGAGCTCACGCTGAGCGGCCAGGTGCTTCCGGTAGGAGGCGTCAAAGAGAAGGTGCTGGCGGCGCATCGCGCCGGCGTGACGATGCTGCTCCTGCCCGTGGACAATAAGAAGGACTACCTAGAAGAGGTTCCCGAGGAAATTCGGGCCTGTCTGGAGGTCCACTTCGTCACCAAGGCCGACCAAGTGCTCAAGCTGGCGTTTGATGCTTGACGGAACTGTATAGGTTGCACTAGAGAACGCGTAGGATGCTTCCGAGAATATTCACGTGGGATGCGTTTGGCCATGAGCAGAGTTGGCCTTAAGTTCTTTTCGGCAAAGACGCCGATCGGGGTTGCGCTTCGCGTTGCTGGACTCTACGGTGTGCTGGGAATCGTCTGGATCGTCTATTCAGATCGAGCGGTCGAGTGGTTTATTACCAGCCCTGAGACCCAGACCCACGTTCAGACCTCCAAAGGGCTCTTCTGGATTCTGCTTACGACCGCTATCATCTATTCGGTGAGTGCGTACCTTGTCGCGAACTTGGTCCGCGAAGCCGAGGGCCGTCGCAAGATGGAGTATGAGGTGATCGAGCGCCTGAGCATGGCGGCCGAATACCGCGACGACGAAACGGGCAACCACGTGCGCCGCGTCGGCGCCTATTGCGCGATCTTGGCGCGGGGTCTGGGCATGAGCGAGGAGCGCGCCAAGCTCATCGAGATGGCCGCCTGCCTGCACGACATCGGCAAGATCGGCATCCCAGACGACGTTCTGCTCAAGTCTGGACCTTTCAACGATGAAGACCGCCAGATCATGCGGGCGCACACCCTAATCGGGTCCAGCCTCCTTGCGGGCGGAGAATCTGAAGTGCTGCGGCTTGCGGAGACCATCGCCCTTACCCACCACGAACGGTGGGATGGCACGGGCTACCCCGCCGGAATGGTAGGGGAAGAGATCCCCATCGAGGGCCGAATCTGTGCCATTGCGGATGTGTTCGACGCTCTTGTCACCAAACGCCGGTACAAGGACGAATGGTCCACAGAGGATGCGGTCGAGGAACTGCGATCGTTGAGCGGCATCCAGTTCGATCCTCAGCTCGTGGCGTTGCTCGAGTTGAAGCTGCCAGAGATCGAGGCCGTTCGCGAGGCGTTCCCAGACTTCGAAGTCTGCAGCGTCCGCTATCAGCGCGCTGCATAGGCTCGCCATCTGAGGCCCGTGCTCCATGGTCTGCCGGGCCGACGGCTCTTCGCCCTCGCCGTTTATGCGAAACTAGTACGTTCATGGGAGATGGCGAGACCACCGTTCGAACCGTCGTCTGGGACAAAGCCCAGACGGTTCCGCGGCTGGTCGTCGGCCAGGTAGTCTCGGCCGCCCTTACGTGGACCCACGTGGTGGCGGGCAGCCGGGCGTCGGCAACCCAAGTGCTC
This genomic interval from Armatimonadota bacterium contains the following:
- the lon gene encoding endopeptidase La, which translates into the protein MSDIEDPIEQFEDPVEELEGDFPLPVSLDQQPDEGARPSVPEIINILPLRDSVIYPMLIAPLSVARESSIQLIDESISGTNRVIGVIAQRKPHIEQPKFEDVFECGCAVIIRTLVKMPDAVRLIVQGVQRYRIIERLQETPYLRARVEIIEDELPPEEEAEKTEALRRNVAGLFEQAIRLHPQLPEELRSLTQAVTETNVMCDLVAAHMTLSLEDKQKILETVSVQERLRVLLEMLGREVRVLELTSKVQSEVNVELSKSQREYYLREQLKAIQRELGEVDDRAEELDELRERIDKSGMTAEALREVNREFDRLRRMSPGAPEYTVARTYIDWVLSLPWSVSTEDSLSLPEVKVVLDQDHYGLEKIKQRIVEFLAVRKVKKDGRVRQPILCFVGPPGVGKTSLGRSISHAMNRKFVRISLGGMRDEAEIRGHRRTYIGALPGQIIQGLRRAESNNPVFMLDEIDKLGVDFRGDPASALLEVLDPEQNVSFRDHYVDAPFDLGQVFFITTANRLDTIPPPLRDRMEVIELGGYTEEEKLEIAKRHLVPKQIAEHGLRTTQIEFRDEALKALARNYTREAGVRNLEREIASVTRRATRQFAEGRKGKVSVGLGYVTQALGAPRYSHDEVEDRELTPGIAVGLVWTPVGGDVVFIETAMMHGSKNLILTGQLGDVMKESVSAALSYIRSNAKRLGLSPDFFEKCELHVHLPAGAVPKDGPSAGITILSALVSLLTGKRVRKRLAMTGELTLSGQVLPVGGVKEKVLAAHRAGVTMLLLPVDNKKDYLEEVPEEIRACLEVHFVTKADQVLKLAFDA
- a CDS encoding HD domain-containing protein, giving the protein MSRVGLKFFSAKTPIGVALRVAGLYGVLGIVWIVYSDRAVEWFITSPETQTHVQTSKGLFWILLTTAIIYSVSAYLVANLVREAEGRRKMEYEVIERLSMAAEYRDDETGNHVRRVGAYCAILARGLGMSEERAKLIEMAACLHDIGKIGIPDDVLLKSGPFNDEDRQIMRAHTLIGSSLLAGGESEVLRLAETIALTHHERWDGTGYPAGMVGEEIPIEGRICAIADVFDALVTKRRYKDEWSTEDAVEELRSLSGIQFDPQLVALLELKLPEIEAVREAFPDFEVCSVRYQRAA